DNA sequence from the Penaeus monodon isolate SGIC_2016 chromosome 28, NSTDA_Pmon_1, whole genome shotgun sequence genome:
NNNNNNNNNNNNNNNNNNNNNNNNNNNNNNNNNNNNNNNNNNNNNNNNNNNNNNNNNNNNNNNNNNNNNNNNNNNNNNNNNNNNNNNNNNNNNNNNNNNNNNNNNNNNNNNNNNNNNNNNNNNNNNNNNNNNNNNNNNNNNNNNNNNNNNNNNNNNNNNNNNNNNNNNNNNNNNNNNNNNNNNNNNNNNNNNNNNNNNNNNNNNNNNNNNNNNNNNNNNNNNNNNNNNNNNNNNNNNNNNNNNNNNNNNNNNNNNNNATGGTTCCTTTTTGCAAACttgattttaatgtttgtttCCAGATCACACATGCTAAAATAATATTAACGTGATTGTTTTGTCAATAAGTAActaaatatactaaaataacatctaatagctattatcattttgctaatttatataatacatcatagagttaacatattatatacagaaaatgtaaagaaattgcTATTATTTAATATCCAGGCTTTTGTAGCATAATTAGGGAACACATaccaccttttttattttataaagtaaATTTCATTTTAACTTCAAGTAATTTATCTTAATGTTTTCTTctcaatttatattaatatgtgctNNNNNNNNNNNNNNNNNNNNNNNNNNNNNNNNNNNNNNNNNNNNNNNNNNNNNNNNNNNNNNNNNNNNNNNNNNNNNNNNNNNNNNNNNNNNNNNNNNNNNNNNNNNNNNNNNNNNNNNNNNNNNNNNNNNNNNNNNNNNNNNNNNNNNNNNNNNNNNNNNNNNNNNNNNNNNNNNNNNNNNNNNNNNNNNNNNNNNNNNNNNNNNNNNNNNNNNNNNNNNNNNNNNNNNNNNNNNNNNNNNNNNNNNNNNNNNNNNNNNNNNNNNNNNNNNNNNNNNNNNNNNNNNNNNNNNNNNNNNNNNNNNNNNNNNNNNNNNNNNNNNNNNNNNNNNNNNNNNNNNNNNNNNNNNNNNNNNNNNNNNNNNNNNNNNNNNNNNNNNNNNNNNNNNNNNNNNNNNNNNNNNNNNNNNNNNNNNNGTTCCTAATTCCAATGTATAAAAAATGTAGAGGAATTTGTTTTGAATTatgaatattttgaatattttatatgttcATCTGACATGCAATATTTTATGATGAGGCTCACTTGATCTCAGATCATTATGAATACAAATAAGAAATCTGATTTACTGGTCATTGTATGTGTATAGACGNNNNNNNNNNNNNNNNNNNNNNNNNNNNNNNNNNNNNNNNNNNNNNNNNNNNNNNNNNNNNNNNNNNNNNNNNNNNNNNNNNNNNNNNNNNNNNNNNNNNNNNNNNNNNNNNNNNNNNNNNNNNNNNNNNNNNNNNNNNNNNNNNNNNNNNNNNNNNNNNNNNNNNNNNNNNNNNNNNNNNNNNNNNNNNNNNNNNNNNNNNNNNNNNNNNNNNNNNNNNNGAATCACCAGCCTGTAACATAAACATGTTCCCATTTTGCTGTTATCCTTGTCAATgactaaataaacaagaaagtgATTGAATAGAAGTAAAGATTCCATGAAGGATCCAGCTCAGAAGTAACTAATAAAGAATCATAAATGTAACTGGTCCAAGCTGGTGATTATTCAGATGATATTTTCTTACGATTCTATATTTCCTTGTAGTCTTTGTATAGGACATGTANNNNNNNNNNNNNNNNNNNNNNNNNNNNNNNNNNNNNNNNNNNNNNNNNNNNNNNNNNNNNNNNNNNNNNNNNNNNNNNNNNNNNNNNNNNNNNNNNNNNNNNNNNNNNNNNNNNNNNNNNNNNNNNNNNNNNNNNNNNNNNNNNNNNNNNNNNNNNNNNNNNNNNNNNNNNNNNNNNNNNNNNNNNNNNNNNNNNNNNNNNNNNNNNNNNNNNNNNNNNNNNNNNNNNNNNNNNNNNNNNNNNNNNNNNNNNNNNNNNNNNNNNNNNNNNNNNNNNNNNNNNNNNNNNNNNNNNNNNNNNNNNNNNNNNNNNNNNNNNNNNNNNNNNNNNNNNNNNNNNNNNNNNNNNNNNNNNNNNNNNNNNNNNNNNNNNNNNNNNNNNNNNNNNNNNNNNNNNNNNNNNNNNNNNNNNNNNNNNNNNNNNNNNNNNNNNNNNNNNNNNNNNNNNNNNNNNNNNNNNNNNNNNNNNNNNNNNNNNNNNNNNNNNNNNNNNNNNNNNNNNNNNNNNNNNNNNNNNNNNNNNNNNNNNNNNNNNNNNNNNNNNNNNNNNNNNNNNNNNNNNNNNNNNNNNNNNNNNNNNNNNNNNNNNNNNNNNNNNNNNNNNNNNNNNNNNNNNNNNNNNNNNNNNNNNNNNNNNNNNNNNNNNNNNNNNNNNNNNNNNNNNNNNNNNNNNNNNNNNNNNNNNNNNNNNNNNNNNNNNNNNNNNNNNNNNNNNNNNNNNNNNNNNNNNNNNNNNNNNNNNNNNNNNNNNNNNNNNNNNNNNNNNNNNNNNNNNNNNNNNNNNNNNNNNNNNNNNNNNNNNNNNNNNNNNNNNNNNNNNNNNNNNNNNNNNNNNNNNNNNNNNNNNNNNNNNNNNNNNNNNNNNNNNNNNNNNNNNNNNNNNNNNNNNNNNNNNNNNNNNNNNNNNNNNNNNNNNNNNNNNNNNNNNNNNNNNNNNNNNNNNNNNNNNNNNNNNNNNNNNNNNNNNNNNNNNNNNNNNNNNNNNNNNNNNNNNNNNNNNNNNNNNNNNNNNNNNNNNNNNNNNNNNNNNNNNNNNNNNNNNNNNNNNNNNNNNNNNNNNNNNNNNNNNNNNNNNNNNNNNNNNNNNNNNNNNNNNNNNNNNNNNNNNNNNNNNNNNNNNNNNNNNNNNNNNNNNNNNNNNNNNNNNNNNNNNNNNNNNNNNNNNNNNNNNNNNNNNNNNNNNNNNNNNNNNNNNNNNNNNNNNNNNNNNNNNNNNNNNNNNNNNNNNNNNNNNNNNNNNNNNNNNNNNNNNNNNNNNNNNNNNNNNNNNNNNNNNNNNNNNNNNNNNNNNNNNNNNNNNNNNNNNNNNNNNNNNNNNNNNNNNNNNNNNNNNNNNNNNNNNNNNNNNNNNNNNNNNNNNNNNNNNNNNNNNNNNNNNNNNNNNNNNNNNNNNNNNNNNNNNNNNNNNNNNNNNNNNNNNNNNNNNNNNNNNNNNNNNNNNNNNNNNNNNNNNNNNNNNNNNNNNNNNNNNNNNNNNNNNNNNNNNNNNNNNNNNNNNNNNNNNNNNNNNNNNNNNNNNNNNNNNNNNNNNNNNNNNNNNNNNNNNNNNNNNNNNNNNNNNNNNNNNNNNNNNNNNNNNNNNNNNNNNNNNNNNNNNNNNNNNNNNNNNNNNNNNNNNNNNNNNNNNNNNNNNNNNNNNNNNNNNNNNNNNNNNNNNNNNNNNNNNNNNNNNNNNNTGTCTTTTTTATCCCAACAGGTAGTACATGACACTCATAAAATGCATCTTTGTTATAGGTGAGAGGGCAGGAGTATGGCCTGGAGCTGGTAGACACAGCTGGGGCCGGATAGACAGTATTTTTTCCCCGCACAGTACCAAAGGATTCCATGGGTTCGCCTCGTCTTTCTATCATTTTCCCAGAAAATCATTTTAAGTGGGCAGTCATTATGAAAAAATCCTCGACGATGGGCAAAGGAGTATTATGAGGAGGGGGTTTTTAGgtttggaaaatttatttttccccacagGCATTTTCAGCTAAAAGACAATAACCTGAGTTTATATGCTTTGGGAAGAATAAATACTCATCATTTATTAATCCAGTCGATGGTATTTAAcggttttcttgtctcttttgtcTTCTCAGTGTTCCCATTGTCTTGGTTGGTAACAAAACAGACCTTCACATGGAAATGTTGTACCAAATCAAGGACCAAAAATTTCGAATTGGGAAGGCTGTTTTCCTGGAGACAAGTGCCAAGCAACATGAGGTGAGCATAActtatattttttctagttttggcAAAATTTGGAGAGTATTTATTTAGCAGAAAAAGTTTTCCTTGTATTGTTACAACCTATAACTTGTTCGTGCCAGAATTTCTCAGTTCCATACCGAGCCACATGCTGGGCAATACGTACAGTCGAGTAAAGGATTAGAAATGATGGAATTACACATAACCCTTTTTCTCTGTGCCATTTGTTGTGGCATGCACATTTGCCAAGAGACTTGTATACTACTTTTAAGGGGCTTTATTTCATCAGTAACTACAGTCAATgctaaacaagcaaacaatctGAGAACAGGTTGGGCATGGATACTTGCCATCCAGCATTTGGGCCTGGTGGTGTGATTAGACATCACTTGTGAATGGGTTAGAGAACTGGCTTTGCAGTCTCATGTAGGTGTGGTATGTCTGCTAATTAAACAATTGCCACTGTCAGTTATAATTAGTTTCCCACTATTTTGGAACCTACAGAGCAAGGTCAAGATTATGACNNNNNNNNNNNNNNNNNNNNNNNNNNNNNNNNNNNNNNNNNNNNNNNNNNNTAGTGTTTTTAACATTTTGCCATTTGTCCTCACCGAAGTGTccctaaatataatacataaaacctTTAGACACTGGGAGTAAGGAAGAGTGATTTTGTGAGTGTATTTCCAAAGAAAGTAAAATCTTATGATGCACAGCAAGCATGAAGGtaaatatttcctctctttcagGCTGTAAATGATATCTTCACACGTGTCATTCTGGAGATTGAGAAGGCTGACGGCAACATCAGTCCCGAGGGAAAATGCAGAGTATCATGAAGATCCTGGTTTATAGGATGGAccttttgaaacatcttttccACAATTAATTCATCAAAATTATATAAGAGTTAAATTTGAATAGCTNNNNNNNNNNNNNNNNNNNNNNNNNNNNNNNNNNNNNNNNTCTTATTTGGccttgaaaaaacacacacacaaaaaaatagtaataatgatgtatgatTTGGAATATCTTTCAGAAATTTTATGAGGAGGGAGATGAATTAATTTAGTCCAGGAGCCTTGTGTGAGTTTACGTGAATTTGGGTTGGATTATATTTTGTAAGTATATGTACAGCATGTTTTACTATCATACTGACTTACCCAGGGTGCCTCATTGGTAGACCAAGTACTCAACATACAGCCTAACCCATTTGAGACGTAGATACAATTTTTGCGATATTcttcattttaaaagaaaatatactagGTGTATATACATGTCCCAGATCCTCCCTGGGCATAGAAAGAAGNNNNNNNNNNNNNNNNNNNNNNNNNNNNNNNNNNNNNNNNNNNNNNNNNNNNNNNNNNNNNNNNAGGTTAAGATACAGTGTGAAATTTGGTCATTTTTTGAAGCAAGTTACTGCCTCATCCTAAAAAGTAGctgtaaatatatttcatataagagTGGGAACTTTATTTTTAGTTCTGTGGATAATGGAgatcaagattaaaaaaaaaaatattgtagtgTAAGAGGNNNNNNNNNNNNNNNNNNNNNNNNNGATTAGCAGTTAAGTGaaaatcctctccccctctcctcccaaaaCCCAGTTTCAAACGACATCACAAGTTCGTAGACGTTCCCAGTTTTTGTAGCGTTAGTGTGTTGAGGGGGGTTTAGAGTTTGAGGCGTGTTCGTATccaatattttttcatcatatttttattttgctacCTAAATGATTCTCAGACACAAACAGGAAGTGTGATTGTTTAGTGTGAAGAATTGTAATATAGGTACTTGATAGATTTATTTGCAACTAAGAGAGTTTGACTTCTGTATTTTGTCAAATGTAAAGCTGGATACAGAGTGTTGCTGATGAGCTGAAGCTTCTGTTGCAGGAAGGATTCAGAATCTTACAGAAACTTGGTATACTAAGTAGAAGTAAAAATGACATTTTTGTTGGTAAATAAACTttgtatgaaattatattttttatttaagagCTGTCatgtttgatataatttttatattaaatacaatGTGATCTAAGAATGGAGCAGTAGGTggcttttattatgatttttttttgtgttattgagTTATATTGTAAATGTAGCATAAAATGTTTGTCGGAGACTGTTTCAGCATGAATTCCCAATCCTAATTTTATGAGAAAAGAAGTGATATTATCTTGAACTGGTTGTTAATTCACTCAAATAGAAGATGCTGTGGAGTGTATGTTCTGGTGTGCCTCAAGCGTATCCACTTTTAAAGGAACaaagatatgcacatatatgcataagcaGACAAGTAGACAGAAAATAGTTATTGCATTGTAGATACAACTGATTTTCTACTCTTCATATTTTGAGTAAACAGACATGTTCCATGGAGCTGTGATGATAAGTATTTGCTAGTCCTAGAGCAGCAactgtatattttttctcaattatgattaaatataaagaaatctcTTCAATGCCTATATACTGCATGTAGTGGCAAGATGATGATAAGcagattatacatttttttccttcagaaATACTTGctgcttttatatatttgtaaatactcTTGCTTAGGCAAAGCCTAGCAAAGTTGTCTATAGGTTACTTTGTCTATCAGATTCTTGAGAAAGCTGagtagagacagaaaaaaatttgttatttgatttttaaatagaTGTAGGAACTGCACATACATCCCTCAGGAAACTAAGGTAGGTACAGTTGGAAGGcagatatacatgtaataattgcaaaagcaGTAATTCCCAAATTTTAGTGTATCACATAAATCTTGATGCTTTGCACTGAATTAACACTATTGAATTTTGCAAAACTATCAAGATCTATAAAGATAAAATTCATTTGATAAAATGGTTGAAAGAGTAACTAAATATTAGTTGTGTGCCATAATTTTGGAACCTTTAATTAGGGTGGAGGAAACTTGCCAAGGTGAAGGGAAGACCACCTTGCTATTAAATGACAggtttttaattattaatcaGGAAGCACAAATAGAACACAAAGTAAATAGCGAGTAATGAAACTAGAAGGGCATACATTGGTATCTTGACTGTCTCTTGCAACAACAGAAGATGACtgaaattttcacattttttcctcaCATAACTATGTAGGTTCATCTACCACACTGATATAGACTAGAGAAACTGCCTGCTTAGTCGAATTTTCCAAATCAGAGtgtggtttgcccttgcctttgCACAAGCAGGCTCTAAGTGNNNNNNNNNNNNNNNNNNNNNNNNNNNNNNNNNNNNNNNNNNNNNNNNNNNNNNNNNNNNNNNNNNNNNNAGGCTATTACCAATGTTGCAAGACATTTCCTTGATTAGTGTGGCACTATGTTCAGCTTTGAAAGTACAAAACTGTCATCAAGATTGTAGGATTTTTGCAAGAGAAGAACCTTGCAAAGGGAGAGTATGTAGCAAAATTCAGTCatggttgtaaaaaaaattgattaatttctgtatatttatttttcattttgatcaTGCATCACATTATTATAACAAGAAGTGATGATTATGGACATgaagtgatatacatatatatattttttcatttttagaaatatgtttataaaatcatAGAGGTACTGATAGACTGTTATAAGaatttaggaaatatattttttgtgcttGAGTGTAACCATGCAATAACTTTTTTCGTTGTTATGCTCATGTAAGGGCTATGATAAGCAATAACTGTACCAAATGAGAatcaaaagagaatatatataaacggaAGACTACATTTCAACATTTTTATGCATCAAGAATTCTTTACGTCTTCAGCTTTCCAAAATTGTATCTGCTTCTGTtagaataaatgtattataaatgtgAAATTCGATGGAAGGTTTATTACTAAAATTCTTGTGAATATACAGGGTAAATGTGAAACATTTCTGTATTTCTGACAGTTTACATCCTGGAATGAAGTTTTAAGTTTTTGGTATTTTTGGATTGTTCTGGCATAGAGCTTTCTTCAGGAAATATTTCANNNNNNNNNNNNNNNNNNNNNNNNNNNNNNNNNNNNNNNNNNNNNNNNNNNNNNNNNNNNNNNNNNNNNNNNNNNNNNNNNNNNNNNNNNNNNNNNNNNNNNNNNNNNNNNNNNNNNNNNNNNNNNNNNNNNNNNNNNNNNNNNNNNNNNNNNNNNNNNNNNNNNNNNNNNNNNNNNCAAGACATTGAAAAGTATTGgtatatgaaagtaaaaaaaaataggccatttataataatagtaaacctGTTATTCAATGAGAGTAAggaaaagaatttaaagaatCTGTATTTGTNNNNNNNNNNNNNNNNNNNNNNNNNNNNNNNNNNNNNNNNNGGGCCCCAGAAAACTCACAATTGTATTAGTAAACAAATTTAGTTGCCTGAAACAAAATCTTGCATCTTGGAAATAGACCAGGATTTAATGCAGTTGTTATAGCAGGATCCCCTGATTATTTACAGCTTATAAGCAAAAGGAAGAATAATATAACCTCTaagttttctttaaaattcaGTTATTTATAAAGGACATTAAAAGGATTGATGAAACCTGTTGATCCTCCTTGAGGAAATTTGACAATTAActtgtattttaaatttcatattttggCTTGGATGTACTGAATGTGTGCATATTACCATGGTAGGAAATGCAAGTAGATTATCACCagatcaatattttgaaaaaaaaaaaaaaagtacataatagAAATGTATTGGAAGACTTCTTATTAGTTTGGAGATCCAGTAATTAACCCTTGAAAACTTCTTGTGATAAAGTCCTTTATGCTCTATGATATCTAGCTTTGATTTTTAACCATTAAATTTGTGGGANNNNNNNNNNNNNNNNNNNNNNNNNNNNNNNNNNNNNNNNNNNNNNNNNNNNAAAATGTTGAGATACTCATTCATATCCTTTTCTGCATATGCCACAATAAACAGTGTATTTTGTGCTATTGGATTCATTTTATTTAAAGTAATACTTAAGAgtatgaagaattttttttttctagagcagATTTTAAGTGAATTGGAAGGCAATAACAGGTGCAGTGCCTCTGCAATCCCAACTAGACATTAGTTATAATAACCAAATTTTGCATTAATGTGTGGATTCTCTGCAGCTTATAAGGTGATGACTTTACTATTCATTGATGAATTAATAGTGATGATNNNNNNNNNNNNNNNNNNNNNNNNNNNNNNNNNNNNNNNNNNNNNNNNNNNNNNNNNNNNNNNNNNNNNNNNNNNNNNNNNNNNNNNNNNNNNNNNNNNNNNNNNNNNNNNNNNNNNNNNNNNNNNNNNNNNNNNNNNNNNNNNNNNNNNNNNNNNNNNNNNNNNNNNNNNNNNNNNNNNNNNNNNNNNNNNNNNNNNNNNNNNNNNNNNNNNNNNNNNNNNNNNNNNNNNNNNNNNNNNNNNNNNNNNNNNNNNNNNNNNNNNNNNNNNNNNNNNNNNNNNNNNNNNNNNNNNNNNNNNNNNNNNNNNNNNNNNNNNNNNNNNNNNNNNNNNNNNNNNNNNNNNNNNNNNNNNNNNNNNNNNNNNNNNNNNNNNNNNNNNNNNNNNNNNNNNNNNNNNNNNNNNNNNNNNNNNNNNNNNNNNNNNNNNNNNNNNNNNNNNNNNNNNNNTTTTTTTTGATTCACAATGGTAGTATAAAAACTCGAACTTCAAGGTTTAGTAAATTCCATTTGCTGGGAATATATTGGA
Encoded proteins:
- the LOC119591122 gene encoding GTP-binding protein Rheb homolog; the encoded protein is MPPKNRKVAVMGYRSVGKSSLCIQFVDGQFVDSYAPTIENTFTKNLRVRGQEYGLELVDTAGAGYVPIVLVGNKTDLHMEMLYQIKDQKFRIGKAVFLETSAKQHEAVNDIFTRVILEIEKADGNISPEGKCRVS